In Quercus robur chromosome 11, dhQueRobu3.1, whole genome shotgun sequence, the following proteins share a genomic window:
- the LOC126706481 gene encoding transcription factor bHLH113 isoform X2 encodes MAKNEGFVGDHLRLRGAPAAATFSQLLLAEDDDENNNGVAVAVGLDVDQTTSFNYSSSVFSSEKPPKMLCFGNYHQKHHQGDQLVYPPLTENNITNTNTTTPQKSGVTCSDSSSASSGNNNNNNSCVTLSVNTLSKPDKKRNGFGQESAQCGSAITTAVVATQRTSKRTKTANPTPAGHAKRKEKLGERITTLQQLVSPFGKTDTASVLHEAMGYIRFLQDQVQVLCSPYLQRLPSSSQHHLPKLGGENGGREAARKELRSRGLCLVPVDCTVHVANNNGADFWSPAAMGNNVFSPSTKHSEY; translated from the exons atggcAAAGAATGAGGGATTTGTGGGGGACCATCTGAGACTGAGAGGAGCACCTGCTGCTGCTACTTTCTCTCAGCTATTGTTGGCAGAGGATGATGATGAGAACAATAATGGTGTTGCTGTTGCCGTGGGTCTTGATGTGGACCAGACCACCAGCTTCAACTACTCTTCTTCTGTGTTTTCTTCTGAAAAGCCACCCAAAATGCTCTGCTTTGGGAACTATCATCAGAAGCACCACCAAGGAGATCAGCTGGTATATCCACCATTAACTGAGAATAATATCACTAACACAAATACTACCACTCCACAGAAATCAGGGGTTACATGCAGCGATTCCTCATCAGCTTCTTCtggcaacaacaacaataacaacagcTGTGTCACTTTGAGTGTGAACACTTTGTCAAAACCTGAT aaaaagcGAAATGGGTTCGGTCAGGAATCGGCGCAGTGTGGTAGCGCCATCACCACGGCTGTGGTGGCAACTCAGAGAACCTCTAAAAGAACGAAAACGGCGAATCCTACACCAGCTGGCCATGCAAAG AGGAAAGAGAAGTTAGGAGAAAGGATCACAACATTGCAGCAGCTTGTTTCTCCCTTTGGCAAG ACAGATACAGCCTCAGTGCTTCATGAAGCGATGGGATATATCAGATTTCTGCAAGACCAGGTTCAAGTCCTGTGCTCTCCTTACCTTCAACGCTTGCCCTCTTCTTCACAACACCACCTACCAAAACTT GGTGGAGAAAATGGAGGCAGAGAAGCAGCAAGAAAGGAATTGAGGAGCAGAGGGCTGTGCTTGGTTCCAGTGGATTGCACCGTACACGTGGCTAACAACAATGGTGCTGATTTCTGGTCACCTGCAGCCATGGGAAACAATGTTTTTTCACCTTCAACAAAGCACAGTGAATACTga
- the LOC126706481 gene encoding transcription factor bHLH113 isoform X1: protein MAKNEGFVGDHLRLRGAPAAATFSQLLLAEDDDENNNGVAVAVGLDVDQTTSFNYSSSVFSSEKPPKMLCFGNYHQKHHQGDQLVYPPLTENNITNTNTTTPQKSGVTCSDSSSASSGNNNNNNSCVTLSVNTLSKPDKKRNGFGQESAQCGSAITTAVVATQRTSKRTKTANPTPAGHAKRKEKLGERITTLQQLVSPFGKTDTASVLHEAMGYIRFLQDQVQVLCSPYLQRLPSSSQHHLPKLEGGENGGREAARKELRSRGLCLVPVDCTVHVANNNGADFWSPAAMGNNVFSPSTKHSEY, encoded by the exons atggcAAAGAATGAGGGATTTGTGGGGGACCATCTGAGACTGAGAGGAGCACCTGCTGCTGCTACTTTCTCTCAGCTATTGTTGGCAGAGGATGATGATGAGAACAATAATGGTGTTGCTGTTGCCGTGGGTCTTGATGTGGACCAGACCACCAGCTTCAACTACTCTTCTTCTGTGTTTTCTTCTGAAAAGCCACCCAAAATGCTCTGCTTTGGGAACTATCATCAGAAGCACCACCAAGGAGATCAGCTGGTATATCCACCATTAACTGAGAATAATATCACTAACACAAATACTACCACTCCACAGAAATCAGGGGTTACATGCAGCGATTCCTCATCAGCTTCTTCtggcaacaacaacaataacaacagcTGTGTCACTTTGAGTGTGAACACTTTGTCAAAACCTGAT aaaaagcGAAATGGGTTCGGTCAGGAATCGGCGCAGTGTGGTAGCGCCATCACCACGGCTGTGGTGGCAACTCAGAGAACCTCTAAAAGAACGAAAACGGCGAATCCTACACCAGCTGGCCATGCAAAG AGGAAAGAGAAGTTAGGAGAAAGGATCACAACATTGCAGCAGCTTGTTTCTCCCTTTGGCAAG ACAGATACAGCCTCAGTGCTTCATGAAGCGATGGGATATATCAGATTTCTGCAAGACCAGGTTCAAGTCCTGTGCTCTCCTTACCTTCAACGCTTGCCCTCTTCTTCACAACACCACCTACCAAAACTT GAGGGTGGAGAAAATGGAGGCAGAGAAGCAGCAAGAAAGGAATTGAGGAGCAGAGGGCTGTGCTTGGTTCCAGTGGATTGCACCGTACACGTGGCTAACAACAATGGTGCTGATTTCTGGTCACCTGCAGCCATGGGAAACAATGTTTTTTCACCTTCAACAAAGCACAGTGAATACTga
- the LOC126704981 gene encoding uncharacterized protein LOC126704981, with protein MIQQTVQFEGLSQEDPNVHIANFLEICDTFKHNGVIDDAIRLRLFPFSLRDKAKVWLNSLPPGLITTWEELAQKFLAKYFPPAKTAKLRNDITTFIQFEGESLYEAWERYKELLRRCPHHDLPAWLQVQTFYNGLGATNRSMVDAAAGGALMSKTHEAAYELLEELVSNNYQWPTERAMSRKTAGVLELDSITSLAAQMATLSQQLGKMNVNVIQTNVFCDHCAGNHSSVDCQVGNPFAQLSYGQANYVSNFQRQNNPYSNTYNPGWRNHPNFSWSNNQGLAKPPQQFPQQEKKPTLKEMFMQYIQKTDVAIQNNSASIRNLEVQIGQLSSMLTKRTAGTLPSNTITNLKEHAKAISSRSGRTYEEPKVTNAKQDEVVDNEESKMKETELEMKGVEQVEKTRENERASKSKKSREDTFETYSPSIYDPPIPFPQRLKKNNADD; from the coding sequence ATGATACAGCAGACTGTCCAGTTTGAAGGGCTGTCACAAGAGGATCCTAATGTCCATATTGCAAATTTCTTGGAAATTTGTGATACTTTTAAACATAACGGAGTGATAGATGATGCGATTCGACTAAGGCTTTTTCCCTTCTCACTTAGGGATAAAGCAAAAGTTTGGTTGAATTCTTTGCCACCTGGCCTCATTACTACATGGGAGGAGTTGGCACAAAAATTCTTAGCAAAATATTTCCCTCCCGCAAAGACAGCAAAGTTAAGGAATGATATCACCACCTTCATCCAATTTGAGGGTGAATCATTATATGAAGCATGGGAGAGGTACAAAGAATTATTGCGAAGGTGTCCTCATCATGACCTTCCAGCATGGCTTCAAGTGCAAACATTCTACAATGGTCTAGGAGCTACAAACAGGTCTATGGTTGATGCAGCAGCTGGTGGAGCTTTAATGAGTAAAACTCATGAGGCAGCCTATGAACTTCTGGAAGAATTGGTATCCAACAACTATCAATGGCCTACAGAAAGAGCAATGTCAAGAAAGACAGCTGGAGTTTTAGAACTTGATTCTATTACCTCATTGGCGGCACAAATGGCAACTTTGTCTCAACAACTAGGTAAAATGAATGTTAATGTTATTCAAACTAATGTTTTTTGTGATCATTGTGCAGGAAATCATTCAAGTGTCGACTGCCAAGTGGGAAATCCTTTTGCCCAATTGAGTTATGGACAAGCAAATTACGTGTCAAATTTTCAACGTCAAAATAATCCATACTCAAACACGTACAATCCTGGATGGAGGAATCACCCCAACTTCTCATGGAGCAATAACCAAGGGTTGGCTAAACCACCTCAGCAATTTCCACAGCAAGAGAAGAAGCCAACACTTAAGGAAATGTTCATGCAATACATACAGAAGACAGACGTGGCGATCCAAAACAACTCAGCTTCAATCCGTAATCTTGAGGTGCAGATCGGTCAGCTCTCAAGCATGCTCACAAAAAGGACTGCAGGAACTTTGCCGAGCAATACTATCACCAATCTGAAAGAACATGCAAAGGCAATATCATCGAGAAGTGGGCGAACATATGAGGAGCCAAAAGTAACAAATGCCAAACAAGATGAAGTTGTGGATAATGAGGAGTCAAAGATGAAGGAAACCGAGTTAGAGATGAAAGGAGTGGAGCAAGTTGAGAAGACTAGGGAGAATGAAAGAgcttcaaaatccaaaaaatccaGGGAAGATACTTTTGAGACTTATTCTCCTTCAATTTATGATCCACCAATTCCTTTTCcgcaaagattaaaaaaaaataatgcggATGattag